From the genome of Pelobacter propionicus DSM 2379, one region includes:
- a CDS encoding response regulator, with protein sequence MIRAAKGLIAVIDDDPLVLQYLDTALSLAGYRVLPFSNGESALEAMDAVHVDVFLSDVCMPGMDGLELLEAIRRRDSEAPVILITAFPGFDLAVSAIKKGAYDFIVKPFKNEYLLHAIERGINYRRLKNIEKSYRQELEWTVVLRSAELADALGKLKSMSMETISRLTSAAELRDEDTGKHIARIGLYAELLAGELGMNSDFVETIRVARSLSGLTHSAVISRAFSIG encoded by the coding sequence TTGATTAGAGCAGCCAAGGGGCTGATTGCTGTCATCGATGATGATCCGCTGGTGTTGCAGTACCTTGATACGGCTCTCTCCCTGGCCGGGTATCGTGTGCTCCCCTTTTCCAACGGGGAATCTGCCCTCGAGGCCATGGATGCGGTTCATGTTGACGTCTTCCTGAGCGATGTGTGCATGCCCGGCATGGACGGCCTGGAACTGTTGGAGGCCATTCGCCGGCGGGACAGTGAAGCACCGGTCATTCTGATAACCGCTTTCCCCGGTTTCGATCTGGCGGTTTCCGCGATCAAGAAAGGAGCCTATGACTTCATCGTCAAGCCTTTCAAGAACGAGTACCTGCTGCACGCCATCGAGAGGGGTATCAATTATCGACGGCTGAAAAATATCGAGAAGAGCTATCGGCAGGAGCTGGAATGGACGGTTGTTCTGCGTTCAGCCGAGCTGGCCGATGCTCTGGGCAAGTTGAAGAGCATGAGCATGGAGACGATTTCCCGCCTGACCTCAGCGGCGGAACTGAGGGATGAGGACACGGGGAAACATATCGCACGTATCGGGCTCTATGCGGAACTGCTGGCGGGTGAATTGGGAATGAACAGCGATTTTGTCGAGACTATCCGCGTTGCTAGGAGTCTGTCGGGCTTAACGCATTCAGCCGTCATCTCCAGGGCGTTTTCAATTGGTTAA
- a CDS encoding response regulator, which produces MKRILIVDDHTIVRQGVIRVLQDILEQPVEFHEACTGRQTLDMACSCEYNLVLLDISLPDQNGLNVLKALQQKHPRLPVIMVSTHPEEHYAVRALRAGASGYVNKGDAAVVLKEAIEKVLAGRRYVTPSQAELLADALCDGAEPAVLHHALSDREYQLACMMAAGKTLTEIARELSLSVKTVSTYRTRVLEKLHLRSTADIINYCIQNGLTL; this is translated from the coding sequence GTGAAGAGAATCTTGATTGTTGATGACCACACCATCGTCAGGCAGGGAGTGATCAGGGTCCTGCAGGATATCCTGGAACAGCCCGTGGAGTTCCATGAGGCCTGCACCGGGAGACAGACCCTGGATATGGCCTGCTCGTGCGAGTACAACCTTGTGCTGCTCGATATCTCGCTGCCGGACCAAAACGGCCTGAACGTGCTCAAGGCATTGCAGCAGAAGCACCCCCGGCTGCCCGTCATCATGGTGAGTACCCACCCCGAGGAGCACTATGCCGTCAGGGCCTTGCGGGCAGGGGCCTCCGGTTATGTCAACAAGGGTGACGCGGCGGTTGTGCTGAAGGAGGCGATCGAAAAGGTGCTGGCTGGTCGGCGCTACGTGACCCCCTCCCAGGCCGAGTTGCTGGCCGATGCCCTCTGCGACGGGGCAGAGCCGGCAGTGCTGCACCATGCCCTCTCGGATCGCGAGTATCAGCTGGCCTGCATGATGGCGGCCGGCAAGACGCTGACCGAGATTGCCAGGGAACTCTCCCTGAGCGTGAAAACCGTCAGCACCTACCGCACGCGGGTTCTTGAGAAGCTTCACTTGAGGAGCACGGCCGATATCATCAACTACTGCATTCAGAACGGGCTTACCCTGTAG
- a CDS encoding PAS domain-containing sensor histidine kinase: protein MASERTLRMESERKRGEDTFHFLASRLPDTVVARFDRALRHIYVSDSIEAVTGKPWQFFIGRTNRDLGMPEELVQQWDAALHSVWDTGQARQIEFTYPAPDSRLIYYECQLIPELSDNGTISSVVSISRDISERKRSQLLLQQSEEKFRMTFEGASDAIFWADADSGILINCNRAAEAMLELPREEIIGRHQTVLHPPEMAEHFAAQFRRTVAQHREVDNAEAIVVSKSGRRIPVHIKHSVTRVGEMSIMQGLFRDISERVRAEEQLVELNQKLRALSDHLQTVQERERLAMARDIHDEIGQSLTVLKLDLEWIAHRLPAKESAVQERVNEMRWNIEQLTSAVQRIAADLRPPLLDSLGLAAAIDWHVAEFSRRSGIECFVMLNEEVDPLEPQLATAVMRIVQEGLTNVLRHARATEVSVSLCKRDGQLVLEIGDNGRGIRPEEIESPQAYGLMGMQERARICRGELTVGGAEGGGTLLRVTVPLQSGE from the coding sequence ATGGCGTCCGAACGAACCCTGAGGATGGAGAGTGAACGCAAACGGGGTGAAGATACCTTTCATTTCCTGGCATCGAGGCTGCCTGACACGGTGGTGGCGCGCTTCGACCGCGCTCTCCGCCATATCTATGTCTCCGACTCCATCGAGGCGGTCACGGGAAAACCATGGCAATTCTTCATCGGCAGGACCAACCGCGACCTGGGCATGCCGGAAGAGCTGGTGCAGCAGTGGGATGCTGCACTGCATTCGGTGTGGGATACCGGACAGGCGCGGCAGATTGAATTCACCTACCCCGCGCCGGACAGCAGGCTGATCTATTACGAGTGCCAGCTGATTCCGGAACTGTCCGACAATGGCACGATCAGTTCGGTCGTCAGCATCAGTCGCGATATCAGCGAACGTAAGCGGTCCCAACTCCTGCTGCAGCAGAGCGAGGAGAAATTCAGGATGACCTTCGAGGGGGCCTCGGACGCCATCTTCTGGGCCGACGCCGACAGCGGCATACTCATCAACTGCAACCGGGCCGCCGAAGCGATGCTGGAGCTGCCGCGTGAGGAGATCATCGGCAGGCATCAGACGGTTCTGCACCCTCCCGAGATGGCGGAGCATTTCGCCGCCCAGTTCAGGAGGACCGTTGCCCAGCATAGAGAGGTTGACAACGCCGAGGCGATCGTTGTCTCCAAGAGCGGCAGAAGGATCCCGGTGCACATCAAACACTCCGTCACCCGGGTGGGAGAGATGAGCATCATGCAAGGGCTGTTCAGGGACATCAGCGAGCGTGTCAGGGCCGAGGAGCAGCTGGTGGAGCTCAACCAGAAGCTGCGTGCCCTGAGTGATCATCTGCAGACGGTCCAGGAGCGGGAACGGCTCGCCATGGCGCGCGACATCCATGACGAGATCGGACAGAGTCTGACCGTGCTGAAGTTGGATCTGGAATGGATTGCGCACAGGCTGCCGGCGAAAGAGAGCGCCGTGCAAGAACGGGTGAACGAGATGCGCTGGAACATCGAGCAGCTGACCTCGGCGGTCCAGCGGATCGCCGCCGATCTGCGCCCGCCGCTGCTGGACAGCCTGGGGCTCGCCGCCGCCATCGACTGGCATGTGGCTGAATTCAGCAGGCGCAGCGGCATCGAGTGTTTCGTCATGCTCAACGAGGAGGTCGACCCCCTTGAGCCGCAGCTGGCAACCGCGGTTATGCGCATAGTCCAGGAGGGGCTCACCAACGTTCTCCGTCATGCCCGCGCCACGGAGGTCAGCGTCTCGCTCTGCAAACGGGACGGCCAACTCGTGCTGGAGATTGGGGACAATGGTCGCGGCATCAGGCCGGAGGAGATCGAATCGCCGCAGGCCTACGGCCTGATGGGGATGCAGGAGCGTGCCCGGATCTGCCGGGGAGAGCTGACCGTTGGCGGAGCAGAGGGAGGCGGTACGCTGCTGCGCGTGACGGTTCCGCTGCAGAGCGGGGAGTGA
- a CDS encoding AMP-dependent synthetase/ligase, protein MHTIDSLIRESCRINGDRPALRHKVGNSWREISYGALWELSDHIAAGLLKSGFRSGDHAALLAPSSPNWVAAYLAILKAGGVVVPIDKELKSAELRHILTNCHARVVFSSPPCLDALLQTVNHIAALERIVVLSPAAEERSDSQLARSLSELVEEWRDLAASIPIPRERVQRLEELGNRFYQLSCAPASSRGDQKEVVDPFSAIEAIRTQLTREGRLLTLDALCHSAPLPEKPRSPQDPAVILYTSGTTGRSKGAMLSHANIVSNILETANHFGLDSSIHTLSFLPINHVFEQVCGVLLPLALGGRVTFCESLKKLGENLAEVKPTFFLAVPAVYRMLLDRIMKNIQSKRVSRTLFSLPLVRTLVTSKVRRTFGAGTIYVSGGAALDPAIARGLDRVGLNVYQGYGITETSPVISAEHPGKKRLGTVGLPLRCMSIRIDTPNQEGVGELVVKGPNVMLGYYNNPQATAEVLQDGWYRTGDLARVDGDGFLTICGRVKNLIVTPNGKNVYPEEVEAELLKSPYIAEVMVYGHRVGPAEEEVHAMIYPNQEALEDHCRKMGNCPMDVKDVEALVRREVQAACAGLADYKRVRRFTLREDEFPKTTTRKIKRFAVGADIDTGE, encoded by the coding sequence ATGCACACCATCGATTCACTGATCAGGGAGAGCTGCCGCATCAACGGCGACCGCCCTGCCCTGCGCCACAAGGTGGGGAACAGCTGGCGGGAGATCAGCTACGGCGCGTTGTGGGAGCTTTCCGACCATATCGCGGCCGGCCTGCTCAAATCCGGTTTCCGGTCAGGCGACCACGCTGCCCTGCTGGCACCCTCCTCACCCAACTGGGTGGCCGCTTATCTGGCAATCCTCAAGGCGGGTGGGGTGGTGGTGCCCATCGACAAGGAGCTGAAGAGTGCCGAGTTGCGCCATATTCTCACCAACTGCCACGCCCGGGTGGTGTTCAGCTCCCCCCCCTGCCTGGACGCGCTTTTGCAGACGGTTAACCATATAGCCGCACTGGAGCGGATCGTCGTGCTGTCCCCTGCGGCGGAGGAGCGCAGCGATTCACAGCTTGCCCGCAGCCTGTCGGAGCTTGTGGAGGAATGGCGCGATCTGGCCGCTTCGATTCCCATACCGCGGGAGCGGGTTCAGCGCCTGGAAGAGCTGGGCAACCGTTTCTACCAGCTGTCCTGCGCCCCGGCATCTTCCAGGGGCGACCAGAAGGAGGTCGTGGATCCCTTTTCCGCCATCGAGGCGATCCGCACGCAACTCACCCGGGAAGGAAGGCTGCTCACCTTGGACGCCCTCTGCCACAGCGCCCCCCTCCCTGAGAAGCCGCGCTCCCCCCAGGACCCGGCGGTGATCCTGTATACCTCGGGAACAACCGGCCGCTCCAAGGGGGCCATGCTCAGCCATGCCAACATCGTCTCCAATATCCTGGAAACCGCCAACCACTTCGGGCTGGACAGCAGCATCCACACCCTCTCGTTTTTGCCCATCAACCATGTCTTCGAGCAGGTCTGCGGTGTGCTGCTGCCGCTGGCCCTGGGGGGCAGGGTAACCTTCTGCGAGTCCCTGAAGAAGCTGGGGGAAAACCTGGCCGAGGTCAAGCCGACCTTCTTCCTGGCGGTTCCGGCCGTGTACCGCATGCTGCTGGACCGGATCATGAAGAACATCCAGTCGAAAAGGGTCTCGCGCACCCTGTTCTCCCTTCCCCTGGTCCGCACTCTGGTGACTTCCAAAGTCCGTCGCACCTTCGGCGCCGGCACCATCTACGTCAGCGGCGGAGCGGCCCTGGATCCGGCCATTGCCAGGGGCCTGGACAGGGTCGGCCTGAACGTCTACCAGGGGTACGGCATCACCGAGACATCGCCGGTGATCAGCGCCGAGCACCCGGGGAAGAAGCGCCTGGGCACCGTCGGCCTCCCGTTGCGCTGCATGTCAATCCGCATTGACACCCCCAATCAGGAGGGGGTGGGTGAGCTGGTGGTCAAGGGGCCCAACGTCATGCTGGGGTACTACAACAACCCCCAGGCCACGGCGGAGGTGTTGCAGGATGGATGGTATCGCACCGGCGATCTGGCGCGGGTCGATGGGGATGGTTTCCTGACCATCTGCGGCCGGGTCAAGAATCTGATCGTCACCCCCAACGGCAAGAACGTCTATCCCGAGGAGGTGGAGGCGGAACTGCTCAAGAGCCCCTACATCGCCGAGGTAATGGTCTATGGCCACCGTGTGGGGCCGGCCGAGGAGGAGGTTCACGCCATGATCTATCCCAATCAGGAGGCGCTGGAGGATCATTGCCGCAAGATGGGGAATTGCCCCATGGACGTGAAGGATGTGGAGGCGCTTGTGCGGCGCGAAGTTCAGGCCGCCTGTGCCGGCCTGGCTGACTACAAGCGGGTGCGGCGATTCACCCTGCGCGAGGATGAGTTCCCCAAGACAACCACCCGCAAGATCAAGCGCTTCGCCGTGGGGGCCGATATTGACACCGGGGAGTAG
- the gltX gene encoding glutamate--tRNA ligase gives MSDIRVRFAPSPTGYLHVGGARTALFNWLLARKQGGTFILRIEDTDVERSTQESVDAILQGMEWLGLDWDEGPFYQTDNFPLYREYIQKLLDEGKAYRCYCTAEELEAKRELAMKEGRKPKYDGTCRDLTEQPADRPFVVRFRAPQDGGATSFNDLIKGTITFPNDELDDLIVQRSDGTPTYNFCVVIDDAIMKITTVIRGDDHVNNTPRQVQLYQALGFPVPQFAHVPMILGSDKARLSKRHGATSVIAYRDMGFLPEALMNYLVRLGWSHGDDEIFSRDEMVAKFDISNVGRSPSVFNPDKLLWLNAHYIKHGDPQRLADLLVPFLKMRGVDPANGGPQLAVAIKTLQERARTMLEMADSALFYYHAPESYDRTALAKFEKEHLLAVYATVAEKLSAATAVTAAEFDALFKEICAEKGWKMPQVGQPVRIALSGGTHAPGIGEIIVTLGKEETIQRIQRAREFVEKQ, from the coding sequence ATGTCCGATATCCGCGTCCGTTTCGCACCCAGCCCCACCGGCTACCTCCACGTGGGAGGAGCCCGCACGGCCCTGTTCAACTGGCTCTTGGCCAGGAAGCAGGGGGGCACCTTCATCCTGCGCATCGAGGATACCGATGTGGAGCGTTCCACCCAGGAATCGGTGGATGCCATCCTGCAGGGAATGGAGTGGCTGGGGCTTGACTGGGACGAGGGCCCCTTCTACCAGACCGACAACTTCCCGCTCTACCGGGAGTACATCCAGAAGCTGCTGGACGAGGGGAAGGCCTACCGCTGCTACTGCACGGCCGAGGAACTGGAGGCAAAGCGCGAACTGGCCATGAAGGAAGGGCGCAAGCCCAAGTATGACGGCACCTGCCGCGACCTGACGGAACAGCCCGCAGACCGGCCGTTTGTGGTCCGCTTCCGTGCACCCCAGGACGGCGGAGCCACCTCCTTCAACGACCTGATCAAGGGGACCATCACCTTCCCCAACGACGAACTGGACGACCTGATCGTCCAGCGCAGCGACGGCACGCCCACCTACAACTTCTGCGTAGTGATCGACGACGCCATCATGAAGATCACCACCGTCATCCGCGGTGACGACCATGTCAACAACACTCCGCGCCAGGTCCAGCTCTACCAGGCCCTGGGCTTTCCCGTACCGCAGTTCGCCCACGTCCCCATGATCCTGGGCAGCGACAAGGCGCGCCTCTCCAAGCGCCACGGCGCCACCAGCGTGATTGCCTACCGCGATATGGGCTTCCTGCCCGAGGCGCTGATGAACTACCTGGTACGTCTGGGGTGGAGCCACGGCGACGACGAGATCTTCAGCCGCGACGAGATGGTGGCCAAGTTCGACATCTCAAACGTGGGGCGCTCGCCCAGCGTCTTCAACCCGGACAAGCTGCTCTGGCTGAACGCCCACTACATAAAGCACGGCGACCCGCAACGTCTGGCCGACCTGCTGGTGCCGTTCCTGAAAATGCGGGGCGTTGATCCGGCCAACGGCGGGCCCCAGCTGGCGGTAGCCATCAAAACCCTGCAGGAGCGCGCCCGCACCATGCTGGAGATGGCCGATTCGGCCCTGTTCTACTACCACGCCCCCGAATCCTACGACAGGACCGCCCTGGCCAAGTTCGAGAAGGAGCACCTGCTGGCGGTGTATGCCACCGTGGCGGAGAAACTCTCCGCTGCCACGGCGGTCACGGCAGCCGAATTCGACGCGCTCTTCAAGGAGATCTGCGCCGAAAAGGGGTGGAAGATGCCCCAGGTGGGCCAACCGGTGCGCATCGCCCTCTCCGGCGGCACCCATGCCCCGGGCATCGGCGAGATCATCGTCACCCTGGGCAAAGAGGAGACCATCCAACGCATCCAGCGGGCGCGGGAGTTCGTGGAGAAGCAGTAG
- a CDS encoding HhH-GPD family protein, with amino-acid sequence MLSPQRLTEQYHAAGELDAATVTAFRRAIYRHFHANPRPMPWRETSDPYHILVSEVMLQQTQVERVKAKYAQFLETFPTVRHLATAPLEELLRLWQGLGYNRRAIALKRCAEQIHILHEGNFPTTIHELQNLPGIGPYTARAVAAFAFGLPEPFIETNIRTVFIHFFFHKQEGISDRQLMPLVGATLDHSDPRHWYYALMDYGVRLKQLYPNPGRRSSHHVRQSPFKGSNRELRSRMLRAVMECPGILPDELAKVLEAERGAVEKNLQALAREGFVEQRGDGFGIRTCTSPGAPDTPRR; translated from the coding sequence ATGCTTTCACCCCAACGATTGACAGAACAGTACCATGCCGCGGGAGAGCTGGACGCGGCCACCGTGACAGCCTTCCGCCGGGCGATCTATCGCCACTTCCACGCCAACCCGCGCCCCATGCCGTGGCGCGAGACCAGCGACCCGTACCATATCCTGGTATCGGAGGTCATGCTCCAGCAGACCCAGGTGGAGCGGGTCAAAGCCAAATACGCTCAGTTCCTGGAGACCTTCCCCACCGTCAGGCACCTGGCAACCGCGCCACTGGAGGAGCTGCTGCGACTCTGGCAGGGGTTGGGGTACAACCGCCGCGCCATCGCCCTCAAACGCTGCGCCGAACAGATCCATATCCTTCACGAGGGTAATTTCCCCACCACAATCCACGAGCTGCAGAACCTCCCCGGCATCGGTCCCTACACCGCCCGAGCCGTTGCCGCTTTTGCCTTCGGTCTGCCTGAACCCTTCATCGAGACCAACATCCGCACCGTCTTCATCCACTTCTTCTTCCACAAACAAGAGGGGATCAGCGACCGCCAGCTCATGCCGCTGGTAGGGGCCACCCTGGACCATTCCGATCCCCGCCACTGGTACTATGCCCTGATGGACTACGGCGTACGGCTCAAGCAGCTGTACCCCAACCCGGGACGACGCAGCAGCCACCATGTGCGCCAATCCCCCTTCAAGGGCTCCAACCGTGAGCTGCGCAGCCGCATGCTGCGGGCGGTCATGGAATGTCCCGGCATCCTGCCGGACGAGCTGGCAAAGGTGCTGGAGGCGGAAAGAGGTGCGGTGGAGAAGAACCTGCAGGCGCTGGCGCGGGAGGGGTTCGTGGAACAGCGGGGGGACGGATTCGGGATCAGAACGTGCACATCACCCGGCGCACCCGATACTCCCCGCCGATGA
- a CDS encoding NAD(+)--dinitrogen-reductase ADP-D-ribosyltransferase, which translates to MIHGSFNFCSVPPWVIASHHFNENPQPLSIQGVREGNRFLFDRLVTIPSQEERALVFNDFMSVKFQLHHWQDQSTPTARKSIKNSYLRFLRGWMMDSNSIEGAVLKRWVESRIGIAPTFHRAPISDIHGEAYFDFSVDVMKGSSRTNAIHSQLDLLYEYCQFELPRKFPHTQIIRLFRGTHDASEHSVLEQLGKRDQIVRLNNLVSFTSDEERAWEFGSTVWEVGVPLCKVFFYNDLLPGSIMKGEGEYLVIGGEYRVRRVMCTF; encoded by the coding sequence ATGATCCACGGTTCCTTCAATTTCTGCTCTGTTCCACCCTGGGTGATCGCCTCGCATCATTTCAACGAAAACCCGCAGCCCTTGTCGATCCAGGGTGTCAGGGAGGGGAACCGCTTCCTGTTCGACAGGCTGGTTACAATCCCGTCCCAGGAAGAGCGGGCCCTGGTGTTCAACGACTTCATGTCGGTGAAGTTCCAGCTGCACCACTGGCAGGACCAGTCCACCCCCACAGCCCGCAAGAGCATCAAGAACAGCTACCTGCGCTTCCTGCGCGGCTGGATGATGGACTCCAACTCCATCGAGGGGGCGGTGCTCAAACGCTGGGTGGAGAGCCGCATTGGCATTGCCCCCACCTTTCACCGCGCCCCTATCTCCGACATCCACGGTGAGGCCTACTTCGACTTCTCCGTTGACGTTATGAAGGGGAGCTCCCGCACCAATGCCATCCACTCCCAGCTGGACCTGCTGTACGAGTACTGCCAGTTCGAGCTGCCCCGAAAATTTCCCCACACCCAGATCATTCGACTCTTCCGCGGCACCCATGACGCCAGCGAGCACAGCGTTCTGGAACAGCTCGGAAAGCGGGATCAGATCGTGCGCCTGAACAACCTGGTCTCCTTCACCTCCGATGAGGAGCGGGCCTGGGAATTCGGTTCCACGGTGTGGGAGGTGGGGGTGCCGTTGTGCAAGGTCTTCTTCTACAACGATCTGTTGCCGGGGAGCATCATGAAGGGGGAGGGGGAATACCTGGTCATCGGCGGGGAGTATCGGGTGCGCCGGGTGATGTGCACGTTCTGA
- a CDS encoding NifB/NifX family molybdenum-iron cluster-binding protein, whose translation MLIAVASKDGKEINQHFGHAERFLIYEVEGEGVTLVDEKRVERYCSFDPQNPLRSHVLRGIAEALDGCRAVVTAQMGEHPRQELEHLGIEPYVITGPIKATLQDLARIL comes from the coding sequence ATGCTAATCGCGGTTGCATCCAAGGATGGCAAGGAGATCAATCAGCACTTCGGCCATGCCGAACGGTTCCTGATTTACGAGGTCGAAGGGGAAGGCGTCACGCTGGTTGACGAGAAGAGGGTCGAACGTTACTGCAGCTTCGATCCCCAGAACCCGCTGCGCAGCCATGTGCTCAGGGGAATCGCCGAGGCGCTGGACGGATGCCGGGCCGTGGTAACCGCCCAGATGGGTGAGCATCCCCGCCAGGAGCTGGAGCATCTGGGGATCGAACCCTACGTCATAACCGGACCGATCAAGGCGACACTGCAGGATCTGGCCCGGATACTCTGA
- the fdxB gene encoding ferredoxin III, nif-specific — translation MAFITGLTRDRQEWTPQFVMGIDDELCIGCGRCFKVCAMDVLTYEEVDEDDSAKAFMTVANSGNCVGCQACGRTCPKKCFSFAPVEA, via the coding sequence ATGGCATTTATAACCGGATTGACACGAGACAGGCAGGAATGGACCCCCCAGTTCGTCATGGGGATCGACGATGAACTCTGCATCGGCTGCGGCCGCTGCTTCAAGGTCTGCGCCATGGATGTGCTTACCTACGAGGAGGTGGATGAAGACGATTCGGCCAAGGCCTTCATGACCGTGGCAAACTCCGGTAACTGCGTCGGGTGCCAGGCCTGTGGCCGGACCTGTCCGAAGAAGTGTTTCAGTTTCGCACCGGTGGAAGCGTAA
- the nifX gene encoding nitrogen fixation protein NifX, with protein sequence MKIAFTTKTGDMIDLHFGQADAFHIWEVGPDDAHFLETIGVGEHGGDEEDRIAARARLLAECAIVYTMQIGGPAAAKLVAQKIHPMKSGREVSLLETVERLQQVLRGNPPPWLRKAMNKDQAPSFLDDVSDS encoded by the coding sequence ATGAAAATTGCATTTACGACGAAAACCGGCGACATGATCGACCTGCACTTCGGTCAGGCAGATGCCTTCCACATCTGGGAGGTGGGGCCGGACGATGCCCACTTCCTTGAGACCATAGGCGTGGGGGAGCATGGTGGTGATGAGGAGGATCGCATCGCTGCCCGGGCACGGCTGCTGGCGGAGTGCGCCATCGTCTACACCATGCAGATCGGCGGTCCGGCCGCCGCCAAGTTGGTGGCGCAGAAGATCCATCCCATGAAGAGCGGCAGGGAAGTCAGTCTGCTGGAGACGGTGGAGCGGCTTCAGCAGGTGCTGCGGGGCAATCCCCCTCCCTGGCTGAGAAAGGCCATGAACAAGGACCAGGCGCCGTCGTTTCTGGATGATGTTAGCGACTCATAA